ACGCTCAAGCACTAATGAATCGGTACGCTTGGATCGAACCGCATAAGCCACTCGTTCAACATGGTCGAGAACCATGGCACCAGTACCTTCTAGATATATGTTGTCGTATTCTAAGCCCGAATAATCAATAACATCCTGTACTCGATATTGCTGTTTGAGCATATCGATGATGTCAGTCCGGCGTTCTTTACGACGATTTTTAGCATACATAGGATAGATAGCAACATGACCACCTAGATGGGTTGAAAACCAATTGTTAGGAAATACCGAGTCTGGTGTTTCTGTGGTGGTATCTTCAAAAACGTGCACCGTGATGCCTGCTGTTTGTAATAGTTGCTGAGCTTGGGTCACTTGATCATAAGCTTGTTGCGATAGCTGCAGAGCATCTTCGGCCAATTCATGGCTTTGATAGCTGTTATCTGGCAACGTTTCAGGGTTAGGACTGAAATGATGTGGACGGATCATCACCACCGCAGATGGCGCTTGAGGGTTAATGGCCATTATGCACCTACAGCCAAGCGACTAGCTTGAGATGCTGGGGTTAATAAACCAAATAAATCCCGTGGATTTTCTTGGTTGGTGAGTAACTCGAGTTGC
The nucleotide sequence above comes from Shewanella sp. Arc9-LZ. Encoded proteins:
- the ctlX gene encoding citrulline utilization hydrolase CtlX, whose translation is MAINPQAPSAVVMIRPHHFSPNPETLPDNSYQSHELAEDALQLSQQAYDQVTQAQQLLQTAGITVHVFEDTTTETPDSVFPNNWFSTHLGGHVAIYPMYAKNRRKERRTDIIDMLKQQYRVQDVIDYSGLEYDNIYLEGTGAMVLDHVERVAYAVRSKRTDSLVLERFCTQFNYEPMVFDAQDEAGVPVYHTNVLMCIGSDYVMAGFDMIKDTQRRQQIIQRFEDSGRVIINLTEDQIRHFCGNALELQSKQGRFLALSQRAFDALTHEQIALLTQSVTLLPLDVSAIEMAGGSVRCMLAGIHLSKR